The Diachasmimorpha longicaudata isolate KC_UGA_2023 chromosome 14, iyDiaLong2, whole genome shotgun sequence genome includes a region encoding these proteins:
- the LOC135169339 gene encoding UDP-glycosyltransferase UGT5-like, translating to MRVKIPLIFIHFLLLPIITPSSSDAPAKKLKVLAVFSHPGKSHFDVFKPLLEELAHRGHHLTVVSYFPRTNSSRLPNYDDIDLGAVDVFLDVVDLKQIKHSTLTIFYEFMLLRQWGLDHCQKNLGNENLQRLVKSNAEFDVIITEVFNSDCFLGFVHRFKAPFIGLSSHVLFPWANERISNEQNPSYVPAILVGFEPKMNFMQRMGNYLIPKVFNFGFEVLYNRPMQKMVEKVFGPDVPRLRDIAKNMSAILVNTHHSLHWAKPHLPNVVEIGGLHLSKKRESIPEDIQRFLDDAEEGVLFFSWGSMIKASSMDQDTLREILKVLRSVPWKVLWKWEDEFLPGKPDNVMIKKWLPQAAILGHPNVKCYLAHGGLLGVSEAASAGVPMVIVPMYGDQFNNAAAARSRGVAIVLKWSNFNAESLKSAIENVFNDPSYMTNAKALQRSWHDRPMSPLEMSVWWTEYVARGHGNKFLKTAAADLAWYQLEHLDVIAFLLVTIFIVASVLYKLVKMIIRKMFVSEKKRQSKSSKKEN from the exons ATGAGGGTGAAAATTCCcctgatttttattcactttctGCTGCTGCCGATCATCACTCCATCATCATCAGACGCACCAGCGAAGAAGTTGAAGGTTCTCGCTGTGTTTTCTCATCCGGGAAAGAGCCACTTCGACGTATTCAAACCCCTCCTGGAGGAGCTGGCCCATCGTGGCCACCACCTGACAGTCGTCTCCTACTTTCCCAGGACCAACTCATCACGTCTTCCAAATTATGATGACATCGATCTGGGTGCCGTCGACGTCTTCTTGGATGTCGTGGACCTGAAGCAGATTAAGCACTCGACCTTGACGATTTTCTACGAGTTCATGCTGCTCCGTCAGTGGGGATTGGACCACTGTCAGAAGAATTTGGGGAATGAGAATTTGCAGAGGCTCGTGAAATCGAATGCAGAGTTCGATGTCATTATCACGGAGGTGTTCAACAGCGATTGCTTCCTGGGGTTTGTTCATCGATTCAAGGCCCCGTTCATCGGTTTATCATCTCATGTACTATTTCCGTGGGCGAATGAACGAATATCTAACGAACAAAACCCCAGTTATGTGCCAGCAATTTTGGTGGGATTTGAAccgaaaatgaattttatgcaGCGAATGGGGAATTATCTGATCCCGAAGGTCTTCAACTTCGGTTTTGAGGTACTCTACAATCGTCCAATGCAGAAGATGGTGGAAAAAGTGTTTGGGCCCGATGTACCGAGACTTCGGGATATCGCGAAGAATATGTCAGCGATTCTGGTGAACACACATCATTCATTGCATTGGGCCAAACCACATTTGCCGAATGTTGTGGAGATCGGGGGTCTTCATCTGTCGAAGAAGAGGGAGTCCATTCCAGAGGACATTCAGCGGTTTCTGGATGACGCCGAGGAAGGGGTGTTGTTCTTCAGCTGGGGATCCATGATCAAGGCCAGCTCGATGGACCAGGATACCCTGAGGGAGATCCTCAAGGTCCTCAGGAGCGTTCCCTGGAAGGTCCTTTGGAAATGGGAGGATGAGTTTCTGCCGGGAAAACCTGATAACgttatgattaaaaaatggcTACCTCAGGCCGCTATTCTTG GTCATCCCAATGTAAAGTGCTATCTTGCTCATGGAGGTCTCCTCGGTGTAAGTGAGGCTGCCAGTGCTGGAGTTCCAATGGTCATTGTCCCCATGTATGGAGATCAATTTAACAATGCAGCAGCAGCAAGAAGTCGAGGTGTCGCAATTGTTCTCAAGTGGAGTAATTTCAATGCTGAAAGTTTGAAATCTGCCATTGAAAATGTATTCAATGACCCAAG TTATATGACGAACGCAAAGGCACTCCAGAGGAGTTGGCATGACCGTCCGATGTCACCGCTGGAGATGTCTGTCTGGTGGACCGAATACGTTGCACGAGGACATGGCAATAAGTTCCTGAAAACTGCAGCAGCTGATCTTGCCTGGTATCAGTTAGAGCACTTGGATGTAATCGCTTTCCTACTTGTTACTATTTTCATTGTAGCGAGTGTATTGTACAAACTAGTGAAAATGATCATCAGGAAGATGTTCGTGTCAGAGAAGAAACGGCAGAGTAAATCTTcgaagaaagaaaattga
- the LOC135169340 gene encoding band 7 protein AGAP004871, with the protein MSLPMANMSNGGTTTVQINTRPDDIRKRIIGAEDSTPADESGCGSVLVILSWVLVVMTMPFSLFVCFKVVQEYERAVIFRLGRLLSGGAKGPGIFFILPCIDCYARVDLRTRTYDVPPQEVLTKDSVTVSVDAVVYYRVNNATISIANVENAHHSTRLLAQTTLRNTMGTRPLHEILSERETISGNMQAALDEATDTWGIKVERVEIKDVRLPVQLQRAMAAEAEAAREARAKVIAAEGEQKASRALREASEVIGDSPAALQLRYLQTLNTISAEKNSTIVFPLPIDMLTYFMTANKDK; encoded by the exons ATGTCGCTTCCTATGGCAAATATGAGTAATGGGGGAACAACTACTGTACAAATTAACACACGACCTGATGACATAAGGAAGCGGATTATAGGGG CTGAAGATTCGACTCCTGCTGATGAATCAGGATGTGGCAGTGTGCTGGTGATATTGTCCTGGGTGCTCGTAGTGATGACAATGCCCTTTTCGTTATTTGTCTGTttcaag GTGGTCCAAGAATACGAGAGAGCGGTGATTTTCCGACTAGGAAGACTGTTATCAGGCGGTGCCAAAGGCCCAG gaattttctttaTCCTGCCTTGCATTGACTGCTACGCACGCGTCGATTTGCGTACACGAACTTATGACGTACCACCCCAAGAG GTTTTAACCAAAGATAGTGTCACAGTATCAGTCGATGCAGTTGTGTATTACCGGGTTAATAATGCAACAATATCGATTGCAAACGTGGAAAATGCCCATCACAGTACCCGGTTACTCGCCCAAACAACTTTACGAAATACAATGGGAACAAGGCCACTGCACGAAATATTGAGCGAGCGTGAAACAATATCTGGGAATATGcag GCAGCGCTGGATGAGGCCACTGATACCTGGGGGATAAAAGTAGAGCGAGTGGAAAT AAAGGATGTACGCCTGCCGGTACAACTGCAACGGGCCATGGCAGCTGAGGCTGAAGCTGCTCGCGAAGCTCGAGCTaag GTGATAGCAGCAGAAGGAGAACAGAAAGCCAGTAGAGCTCTCCGAGAAGCTTCTGAAGTCATCGGCGACTCACCGGCTGCTCTTCAACTTCGTTATCTCCAG acaCTCAATACAATTTCAGCTGAAAAGAACTCCACTATCGTCTTTCCATTACCAATCGATATGCTCACCTACTTCATGACAGCGAACAAAGATAAATAA